A region of Cucumis melo cultivar AY chromosome 2, USDA_Cmelo_AY_1.0, whole genome shotgun sequence DNA encodes the following proteins:
- the LOC103487387 gene encoding pentatricopeptide repeat-containing protein At2g26790, mitochondrial-like isoform X2 → MNCLLLAVNNPTKLNKLKLKLVKFASTAIAQLNSCFFSHSDDEQTTTSFNTTLNVQCKPSKVVQVLESLRREPNIAFSFFRELEERGFQHNISTYAALIRILCSWRLRRKLETLFLNLIGSKKMDFDVLDLLESLNQGCVLDASFIRAYDALIKAYVSVNLFDSVVDLLFRLGRKGFVPHIFTCNYLLNRLIEHGKMNMALVVYKQLKRFGCQPNDYTYATVIKALCKIGNMEEAIDIFEEMSGYGMVPNAFACAAYIEALCTHDCSTSGYQLLQAWRAERFPIDAYAYSVVIRGFCDEMKIDEAESVFLDMENYGVVPDAQTYSVLIDGYCKKLNLQKALSLHSLMLSKGIKSNCVIVSFILQCFLRMQMYSEVVNQFKVFQEKGLFLDKVVYNIVVHALCELGKLEEAIELLEEMTSRQIQMDVIHYTTMIKGLFAQGKIHEAMMMFENLKKNGVEPDSITYNVLAAGLSRNGLVSKVQELLNYMEEHGLREDPKMPNLVIENLCIGGKVKEATEFFNSLEVKTVDNYAAMINGYCAANSTKAAYKLFVNLSKEGVFIKRSSLVRLVSRLCMENSSFRAIEVMKQLPVMNLEAKEFVYNKVIASLCQVLDCPQLKST, encoded by the exons ATGAATTGTTTGTTACTCGCTGTGAATAATCCCACCAAGCTCAATAAATTAAAGCTCAAACTAGTCAAATTCGCCTCCACTGCAATTGCtcaattaaactcatgtttttTTTCACACAGTGATGATGAACAAACTACCACCTCCTTCAACACAACTTTAAATGTTCAATGTAAACCATCAAAGGTGGTCCAAGTCCTAGAAAGTCTCCGAAGGGAGCCCAACATTgccttttccttttttcgcgAATTGGAGGAACGGGGATTTCAACATAACATCTCTACTTATGCAGCTCTTATTAGGATATTGTGCTCTTGGCGTTTGAGGAGAAAGCTTGAAACTCTGTTTTTGAATCTCATTGGATCCAAAAAAATGGATTTTGACGTCTTAGATTTGCTTGAATCACTTAATCAAGGGTGTGTGCTGGATGCCTCATTTATTCGAGCATATGATGCCTTAATCAAGGCTTATGTCAGTGTTAACTTGTTTGATAGTGTTGTGGATTTACTCTTCCGATTAGGAAGGAAGGGATTTGTTCCACATATTTTTACTTGTAATTATCTCTTGAACCGGCTTATCGAGCATGGGAAAATGAATATGGCTCTAGTTGTGTACAAGCAGTTGAAGAGGTTTGGTTGCCAACCTAATGATTACACTTATGCTACTGTAATAAAAGCTCTTTGTAAAATAGGTAACATGGAAGAAGCTATAGACATTTTTGAGGAGATGAGTGGATATGGGATGGTTCCTAACGCCTTTGCTTGTGCTGCATATATTGAAGCGTTGTGTACCCACGATTGTTCAACTTCAGGGTATCAGTTGCTACAAGCATGGAGAGCAGAACGATTCCCAATAGATGCATATGCTTACTCTGTAGTCATTCGTGGGTTTTGTGATGAGATGAAAATAGACGAGGCAGAATCTGTCTTTCTTGATATGGAAAATTATGGAGTAGTTCCAGATGCACAAACTTACAGTGTGTTGATCGATGGTTATTGCAAGAAGTTGAATTTGCAAAAAGCTTTGTCTCTTCACAGTCTCATGTTGTCCAAAGGTATAAAATCAAATTGCGTGATTGTCAGCTTTATCCTTCAATGCTTCCTTAGGATGCAAATGTATTCAGAAGTGGTGAACCAATTTAAAGTATTTCAGGAAAAGGGGCTATTTTTGGACAAGGTTGTATACAATATTGTTGTTCATGCCCTGTGTGAACTAGGAAAATTGGAGGAAGCTATTGAGTTGTTAGAAGAAATGACAAGTAGACAGATCCAGATGGATGTCATACATTATACAACAATGATTAAAGGTCTTTTTGCTCAAGGAAAAATTCATGAAGCAATGATGatgtttgaaaatttgaagaaaaatggtGTTGAGCCTGACTCCATCACTTATAATGTGCTTGCTGCTGGGTTATCTAGAAACGGTCTGGTATCTAAGGTCCAAGAGCTTCTAAACTACATGGAGGAACATGGTTTGAGAGAAGACCCTAAGATGCCCAACCTGGTAATTGAAAATTTATGCATAGGAGGAAAAGTGAAAGAAGCAACTGAATTTTTCAATAGTTTAGAAGTAAAGACGGTAGATAACTATGCTGCCATGATTAATGGGTATTGTGCAGCCAACTCTACGAAAGCTGCTTATAAACTTTTTGTTAATTTGTCCAAGGAAGGAGTTTTTATCAAAAGAAGTTCTCTCGTTAGGCTAGTTAGCAGGCTTTGCATGGAAAATTCCAGCTTTAGAGCTATTGAGGTGATGAAACAACTTCCAGTTATGAATTTGGAGGCTAAAGAATTTGTGTACAACAAAGTCATAGCTTCCTTATGCCAG GTCTTGGATTGTCCACAACTGAAATCTACTTGA
- the LOC103487387 gene encoding pentatricopeptide repeat-containing protein At2g26790, mitochondrial-like isoform X1, which translates to MNCLLLAVNNPTKLNKLKLKLVKFASTAIAQLNSCFFSHSDDEQTTTSFNTTLNVQCKPSKVVQVLESLRREPNIAFSFFRELEERGFQHNISTYAALIRILCSWRLRRKLETLFLNLIGSKKMDFDVLDLLESLNQGCVLDASFIRAYDALIKAYVSVNLFDSVVDLLFRLGRKGFVPHIFTCNYLLNRLIEHGKMNMALVVYKQLKRFGCQPNDYTYATVIKALCKIGNMEEAIDIFEEMSGYGMVPNAFACAAYIEALCTHDCSTSGYQLLQAWRAERFPIDAYAYSVVIRGFCDEMKIDEAESVFLDMENYGVVPDAQTYSVLIDGYCKKLNLQKALSLHSLMLSKGIKSNCVIVSFILQCFLRMQMYSEVVNQFKVFQEKGLFLDKVVYNIVVHALCELGKLEEAIELLEEMTSRQIQMDVIHYTTMIKGLFAQGKIHEAMMMFENLKKNGVEPDSITYNVLAAGLSRNGLVSKVQELLNYMEEHGLREDPKMPNLVIENLCIGGKVKEATEFFNSLEVKTVDNYAAMINGYCAANSTKAAYKLFVNLSKEGVFIKRSSLVRLVSRLCMENSSFRAIEVMKQLPVMNLEAKEFVYNKVIASLCQVRNMKMAQCLFDCLVRAGLIPDLITYTMMINGYCKINYLREAYELLCDMRNRGREPDIFVYTVLLDGGFKTRVQKCSSVELALTSSIFNETKDMKITPDVVYYTVLIDGYCKMNNLNAAFVLFEEMVDQGIEADAVTYTALLSGCCRNGDKEKAQTLCYEMTSKGILPPENFSYLLQHDTLETKKI; encoded by the coding sequence ATGAATTGTTTGTTACTCGCTGTGAATAATCCCACCAAGCTCAATAAATTAAAGCTCAAACTAGTCAAATTCGCCTCCACTGCAATTGCtcaattaaactcatgtttttTTTCACACAGTGATGATGAACAAACTACCACCTCCTTCAACACAACTTTAAATGTTCAATGTAAACCATCAAAGGTGGTCCAAGTCCTAGAAAGTCTCCGAAGGGAGCCCAACATTgccttttccttttttcgcgAATTGGAGGAACGGGGATTTCAACATAACATCTCTACTTATGCAGCTCTTATTAGGATATTGTGCTCTTGGCGTTTGAGGAGAAAGCTTGAAACTCTGTTTTTGAATCTCATTGGATCCAAAAAAATGGATTTTGACGTCTTAGATTTGCTTGAATCACTTAATCAAGGGTGTGTGCTGGATGCCTCATTTATTCGAGCATATGATGCCTTAATCAAGGCTTATGTCAGTGTTAACTTGTTTGATAGTGTTGTGGATTTACTCTTCCGATTAGGAAGGAAGGGATTTGTTCCACATATTTTTACTTGTAATTATCTCTTGAACCGGCTTATCGAGCATGGGAAAATGAATATGGCTCTAGTTGTGTACAAGCAGTTGAAGAGGTTTGGTTGCCAACCTAATGATTACACTTATGCTACTGTAATAAAAGCTCTTTGTAAAATAGGTAACATGGAAGAAGCTATAGACATTTTTGAGGAGATGAGTGGATATGGGATGGTTCCTAACGCCTTTGCTTGTGCTGCATATATTGAAGCGTTGTGTACCCACGATTGTTCAACTTCAGGGTATCAGTTGCTACAAGCATGGAGAGCAGAACGATTCCCAATAGATGCATATGCTTACTCTGTAGTCATTCGTGGGTTTTGTGATGAGATGAAAATAGACGAGGCAGAATCTGTCTTTCTTGATATGGAAAATTATGGAGTAGTTCCAGATGCACAAACTTACAGTGTGTTGATCGATGGTTATTGCAAGAAGTTGAATTTGCAAAAAGCTTTGTCTCTTCACAGTCTCATGTTGTCCAAAGGTATAAAATCAAATTGCGTGATTGTCAGCTTTATCCTTCAATGCTTCCTTAGGATGCAAATGTATTCAGAAGTGGTGAACCAATTTAAAGTATTTCAGGAAAAGGGGCTATTTTTGGACAAGGTTGTATACAATATTGTTGTTCATGCCCTGTGTGAACTAGGAAAATTGGAGGAAGCTATTGAGTTGTTAGAAGAAATGACAAGTAGACAGATCCAGATGGATGTCATACATTATACAACAATGATTAAAGGTCTTTTTGCTCAAGGAAAAATTCATGAAGCAATGATGatgtttgaaaatttgaagaaaaatggtGTTGAGCCTGACTCCATCACTTATAATGTGCTTGCTGCTGGGTTATCTAGAAACGGTCTGGTATCTAAGGTCCAAGAGCTTCTAAACTACATGGAGGAACATGGTTTGAGAGAAGACCCTAAGATGCCCAACCTGGTAATTGAAAATTTATGCATAGGAGGAAAAGTGAAAGAAGCAACTGAATTTTTCAATAGTTTAGAAGTAAAGACGGTAGATAACTATGCTGCCATGATTAATGGGTATTGTGCAGCCAACTCTACGAAAGCTGCTTATAAACTTTTTGTTAATTTGTCCAAGGAAGGAGTTTTTATCAAAAGAAGTTCTCTCGTTAGGCTAGTTAGCAGGCTTTGCATGGAAAATTCCAGCTTTAGAGCTATTGAGGTGATGAAACAACTTCCAGTTATGAATTTGGAGGCTAAAGAATTTGTGTACAACAAAGTCATAGCTTCCTTATGCCAGGTAAGAAATATGAAGATGGCCCAATGTTTATTTGATTGTTTAGTTCGTGCTGGCTTGATTCCCGATCTTATCACTTACACAATGATGATAAATGGTTATTGCAAGATTAATTACTTGAGAGAAGCTTATGAACTTCTGTGTGATATGAGGAATCGAGGAAGGGAACCTGATATTTTTGTCTATACAGTTTTGCTTGATGGTGGATTTAAAACCAGAGTACAAAAGTGCTCCTCAGTAGAATTAGCTTTGACGTCTTCAATTTTTAATGAAACGAAGGACATGAAGATCACTCCAGACGTTGTTTACTACACTGTATTGATTGATGGGTATTGTAAAATGAACAACCTTAATGCTGCTTTTGTCCTCTTTGAGGAAATGGTTGATCAAGGAATAGAGGCTGATGCAGTGACTTATACTGCCCTACTGTCCGGCTGTTGTAGAAATGGAGATAAGGAGAAGGCTCAAACCCTCTGTTATGAAATGACATCTAAGGGAATTCTTCCTCCTGAAAATTTCTCATATCTGTTGCAACACGATACTTTAGAAACCAAGAAAATTTAA